The Candidatus Bathyarchaeia archaeon genomic interval TGCAGCCGATGGTGGTCGTCGTCATCCAAGGCCGGCGTGCGGCCACTGCGCGGCTTGTCGATCAGCCCATCAAGCCCTGCTACCTCCCACTGTTTGAGCCATCGAGATACGGCATCGCGGCGGACCTGCAATATCTCACAGATCTGAGCGATGGTATGACCTTGATTGCTCAGCAAGATGGCATGCGCACGTCGACGTAGGGCGCGCTTCTCACCATGGTGATAGGCGGAGGACAGCGTCTGCTGCTCAGACTCAGTGAGAGGTGCAACGAAGCGCCTTGCCATGGTTCCGTCCGTGTCAGTTATCCTACATACATTATGCACGAAAACTTTCGGTTAGGCACTTAGAAGCAGGAGGGCCAGCGCCGGTACCCTCCCTGCTTTACCGACCAAAGTGAAGCAGAGCATGGGATACCGACAGCTGACCCAGATCCAACGATACCAGATTCACGCCCAACGGGGTGTCGGCATGAGCCAGCGACAGATCGCCAAAGAGCTTGGCATCCACAACAGCACGGTCAGCCGTGAGCTGCGCCGAAACGCTGCCTCTGAGGGCTACGATCCTGAGCGGGCCCAGGCCTTCAGCGATGACCGCCGGCGCACCGCTTGGAAGTGGACGAAGCGCTTGCCGAGCATGATCACCGCCGTTGTCGACCGGTTGCGTGAGGAGTGGAGCCCACAGCAGATCAGCGGCTTCATGGCGCCCTTGGCGGCCGTCGGCGTCAGTCATCAATGGATCTACTCTTTGATCTGGGATGACAAGGCCCAAGGTGGTGATCTCTGGCGGCATCTCCGTCAGCCCAAGCGTCGCAGCAAGCACCGTGCCCAAGCCAAGAGCGCTGGGCTCGGCAAGATCCCCAACCGAGTAGGCATCGAGCATCGCCCTGCTGAGGTCGATGATCGGCGCTTCATCGGACACTGGGAGGGCGACACCGTCATCCAGGGACACAAGCAATCAGGCTTGGTCACGATCGTAGAGCGTCGCAGCGGCTACCTGCTGGCGGCGCGGCTGCCCAGGATCTCGGCGGAGCTGACGAAAGCAGCCATGATCCGCCTGCTGAAGCCTCGTCGGGGCGCCATCCAGACCATCACGCTGGACAATGGCTCGGAGTTCGCCGAACACCAAGCTGTGGCCAAGGCAGTGACAGCGGCGACGTACTTCTGTGATCCCTACTGCTCCGGGCAACGTGGGACCAACGAGAACACGAATGGCCTGATACGGCAGTACTTTCCCAAGGGAACGGACTTCCGCCAGGTCACCGATGCCGAGTTGCGAAGGGTGGTCAGGAAGCTGAATGACCGTCCTCGAAAACGGCTGGGCTATCGGACACCGGCACAGGTGTTCCTGGGGGAATACTCAGGAGCCCTGGATACCGCAGGTGCTGCACTTATTGCTTGAATTCAGGACTTCATGATATTTCAGCTTGTTGGCGATAAGCGGGATTGCGAGGTAGTCTAATTCTCCACTTGGTTCAGTATCACAAGGTTTGGGAGTAAGGCTCATCCTTCGTTGGCGAAAGGCCTTTTTTGCCAAAAACTCTCCCTAAAAGCGCTGCCTTGCCTTGCAACCTGGAAGAGATATCGTGATAGTATCTGGATTTTCCTTGCAGCGAATAAGTGAGATCATAAGTTGAAGACTCCGCTAGTTTCAATTGTTATTCCTTGCTACAATGCTGAGTTGTTTGTTGGCGAGGCAATAAGTAGCGCTAAGAGCCAACTGTACCCCAATATTGAGATTATTGTTGTTGATGATGGTTCAGCGGACAAAACTTGGGAGATAGTTTCTAGTACCTCTGGGGTGAAGTGTGTTAGGCAAGAAAACTCTGGAGCTTGTTCCGCTAGAAATCTTGGATTAAAGTATGCTTCTGGGGAGTATGTAAAGTTTCTAGATGCTGATGATTTGCTTGCCCCAGATTCAATTTCTACTCAAGTGAAAGCCGCGGTTACGCTTGATGAAAAAGCCATAATATTTGGTGGTTATAAAACGTTTCCGAATACGAATAGCAGAGAACGTTTAGGCGCCCTCCGCTTCCCTAATATAGATGTCCACCCATGTCAAGATGTATCGCTTGTTCTTACTAATATAAATACACCCCTTAGTCTTTATCCAAAGCATGCTCTTGAGAAATGTGGTGGTTTTAATGATTCTCTTACATCACGACAGGAGTGGGCTCTCAATCAAGATCTTTCTAGAGCGGGATTTAAGTTTTTTTTAAATAATGATTTTGTCGTTAGCGTGAGACACCATCATTCGCCGTCAAGAATTACGAACAGGAGTTTTTCCCCTGAAGTTGAGTTTTTGAATATATTGAAAATTTATGGGAGCTCAGATCTTACAATTCACAGTGACATGGCTCATGCATGGTCTTGGATATTTAGAAACGCTGGGCGGCAAGCAATAAAAAACGGATTCTCGCCTGAATGTTTTTTTAATATCTCAAAAGATTTAGATCCATTGGCGGTTAGAAAGTTTTGGAGGAGAGATTATAAGTTGATATGTAATGTTTTTGGCGCAGTG includes:
- a CDS encoding IS30 family transposase; the encoded protein is MGYRQLTQIQRYQIHAQRGVGMSQRQIAKELGIHNSTVSRELRRNAASEGYDPERAQAFSDDRRRTAWKWTKRLPSMITAVVDRLREEWSPQQISGFMAPLAAVGVSHQWIYSLIWDDKAQGGDLWRHLRQPKRRSKHRAQAKSAGLGKIPNRVGIEHRPAEVDDRRFIGHWEGDTVIQGHKQSGLVTIVERRSGYLLAARLPRISAELTKAAMIRLLKPRRGAIQTITLDNGSEFAEHQAVAKAVTAATYFCDPYCSGQRGTNENTNGLIRQYFPKGTDFRQVTDAELRRVVRKLNDRPRKRLGYRTPAQVFLGEYSGALDTAGAALIA
- a CDS encoding glycosyltransferase family A protein, whose product is MKTPLVSIVIPCYNAELFVGEAISSAKSQLYPNIEIIVVDDGSADKTWEIVSSTSGVKCVRQENSGACSARNLGLKYASGEYVKFLDADDLLAPDSISTQVKAAVTLDEKAIIFGGYKTFPNTNSRERLGALRFPNIDVHPCQDVSLVLTNINTPLSLYPKHALEKCGGFNDSLTSRQEWALNQDLSRAGFKFFLNNDFVVSVRHHHSPSRITNRSFSPEVEFLNILKIYGSSDLTIHSDMAHAWSWIFRNAGRQAIKNGFSPECFFNISKDLDPLAVRKFWRRDYKLICNVFGAVMAEKIISLRRMIL